A stretch of Nitrospinota bacterium DNA encodes these proteins:
- a CDS encoding sel1 repeat family protein, with translation MSVTKRIIIPAFIFLLVFSIVSRVFFRDFQNGWEAYQNKDYKTAFELWQPLAEKGDTRAQFFLGFMNDMGFGVPKDDKEAVNWYRLAAEQGDSRAQLFLGFMYDLGKGVPQDYKEAIKWYRLATEQGYHEAAEHLSKLEKIKIPKELEGLFADANRGVAKAQYNLAMKYANKEGGFHNEKEAAKWFELAAKQGFKAKKNIYELANKNVSKALEILKSDAENGIPEAQYTLSVMYGNGDGVPQDIKKSIMWCQLAAEQGYAMAQFNLAVLYSTGQGVPEDKQKALKWYQLALKQGYNETRDILYNWARNNNPQALKLLIDDAENDIIEAQINLAVMYLTGQGVPEDKQKALKWYKTAAETKIHTKKIVKTNFRKKNIPQVLKRLVYNAEKGAVDAQINLALMYASGEIVPEDTNKALKWFQRSLKLKIESENKYLQNGE, from the coding sequence ATGAGTGTCACCAAACGCATAATTATCCCCGCTTTTATTTTTCTACTTGTTTTCAGTATTGTATCCAGAGTGTTTTTTCGCGACTTTCAAAATGGTTGGGAGGCGTATCAAAATAAGGATTATAAAACAGCCTTTGAGTTATGGCAGCCGTTAGCTGAGAAGGGAGATACCAGAGCTCAATTTTTTTTGGGATTTATGAATGATATGGGGTTTGGGGTTCCAAAAGACGATAAAGAGGCGGTTAATTGGTATAGGTTAGCAGCTGAACAGGGTGATTCCAGAGCCCAACTCTTTTTGGGATTTATGTACGACCTGGGGAAAGGAGTTCCGCAGGATTACAAAGAAGCTATCAAGTGGTACCGACTCGCTACAGAACAAGGATATCACGAGGCAGCAGAACATTTGTCAAAACTGGAGAAAATAAAGATCCCTAAAGAACTGGAAGGTTTATTTGCAGATGCAAATAGAGGTGTTGCTAAAGCCCAATACAATTTGGCCATGAAATATGCAAATAAAGAAGGGGGATTCCACAATGAGAAAGAGGCTGCAAAGTGGTTTGAACTTGCTGCAAAACAAGGGTTTAAAGCAAAAAAGAATATATACGAGCTGGCAAACAAGAATGTTTCAAAAGCTTTAGAGATTTTAAAATCTGATGCGGAAAACGGTATTCCTGAGGCCCAATACACCTTGAGTGTGATGTATGGAAATGGAGACGGTGTTCCACAAGATATTAAGAAGTCTATAATGTGGTGCCAACTTGCTGCTGAACAAGGTTATGCAATGGCACAATTTAACTTGGCTGTGTTGTATTCAACTGGACAAGGAGTTCCAGAAGATAAACAGAAAGCTTTGAAGTGGTACCAGCTTGCTTTAAAACAAGGATACAATGAAACTAGAGATATTTTGTATAATTGGGCAAGGAACAACAATCCTCAAGCCTTGAAGTTATTAATCGATGACGCTGAAAATGATATTATTGAAGCGCAAATTAACTTGGCTGTTATGTATTTAACTGGACAAGGAGTTCCAGAAGATAAACAGAAGGCTTTGAAATGGTACAAGACCGCAGCAGAAACAAAAATTCATACTAAAAAAATTGTAAAGACTAATTTTAGGAAGAAAAATATTCCGCAAGTCTTGAAGCGTTTGGTCTACAACGCTGAAAAAGGTGCGGTCGATGCGCAAATTAATCTGGCTCTCATGTATGCTTCCGGAGAGATAGTACCAGAAGATACGAATAAAGCCTTGAAATGGTTTCAGCGTTCTTTGAAATTGAAAATCGAATCAGAAAATAAGTATTTACAAAATGGTGAATAA
- a CDS encoding glycosyltransferase family 4 protein has protein sequence MKICLTIYSSPWSEFAGGGQIAVHHLACALQRMGHDVHVLYSKSHGEKFSANPPYTVHWATHFHCATLNFDIFSFARALKRLMKWEQFDIIHGNAEEAFFAGEIARDFRAGYLFTSHANMIPETGLLRGMLRPLNFLKNINNYLLRSSAFNASRIITFSEFSRKLVLKGLRHKKGKRVLVVPPGIDPSWLKVEMRNQGSRDLVLWGRMEEQKGISELLRALREVAARIPEVRLHLIGEGNMTGSYRNQAKELGIQDRVIFHGWMNIDEIQKFIVNCAVGVFPSRIESFGLSMAEAMGAGLPIVATRVGALPEFIEDGATGTLVPPGNIPALYRAILEKLENPDRTKVMADAGREVVRQRFSWDQSAQTMTTIYQAVLDEI, from the coding sequence ATGAAAATTTGTCTTACTATTTATTCTTCTCCATGGTCTGAGTTTGCGGGTGGTGGTCAAATAGCTGTTCATCACCTCGCCTGCGCTTTGCAGAGAATGGGGCATGATGTCCATGTGCTTTATTCTAAGAGTCATGGTGAAAAGTTTTCAGCCAACCCTCCGTATACCGTTCATTGGGCTACCCATTTTCATTGCGCAACATTGAACTTTGATATCTTTTCCTTTGCGCGGGCTTTGAAGCGTCTCATGAAATGGGAGCAGTTTGACATTATACATGGCAATGCTGAAGAGGCATTTTTTGCCGGTGAAATTGCCAGGGACTTCAGGGCTGGATACCTGTTTACCAGTCACGCAAATATGATTCCGGAAACGGGTCTGCTTCGAGGGATGTTACGGCCGCTGAATTTTTTAAAAAATATCAATAACTACCTGCTGCGTTCATCAGCGTTCAACGCTTCAAGAATTATTACTTTCAGTGAATTCTCAAGAAAACTGGTTCTCAAGGGTTTAAGACATAAAAAAGGAAAAAGAGTTTTGGTGGTTCCTCCTGGAATAGACCCCAGCTGGCTCAAAGTGGAAATGAGAAATCAGGGTTCCAGGGATCTGGTGTTATGGGGACGGATGGAGGAGCAGAAGGGTATCTCTGAACTTCTCCGGGCATTAAGAGAAGTTGCTGCCAGAATACCCGAAGTAAGGCTCCATTTGATCGGGGAAGGCAATATGACTGGTTCCTATCGTAATCAGGCTAAGGAGTTGGGGATACAGGATCGAGTTATTTTTCATGGATGGATGAATATTGATGAAATTCAAAAATTCATTGTTAATTGTGCTGTAGGTGTTTTCCCTTCTCGTATTGAGAGTTTTGGTTTATCAATGGCAGAGGCGATGGGGGCGGGACTACCCATCGTAGCGACCCGGGTGGGGGCTCTTCCAGAATTTATTGAAGATGGTGCTACAGGAACCCTGGTTCCTCCGGGAAATATTCCGGCACTCTACAGGGCCATCCTTGAAAAACTTGAAAATCCGGATCGGACAAAGGTTATGGCTGATGCAGGGAGAGAAGTGGTGCGTCAACGTTTTTCCTGGGATCAGTCAGCTCAAACAATGACAACAATTTATCAGGCTGTCCTGGATGAGATATAA
- a CDS encoding glycosyltransferase family 2 protein: MTERLFKEPPGLDLSIIIVSFNTRDVLFDCLKSIYEKTNDISFEVIVVDNASKDDTAVSVSESFPDVRLICNDVNKGFSAANNQGIRESTGKFIAFLNPDTCLIENSFKKICGFLKEHSEFSILGPGIIDESGQPSPTRLWEDTPYDAAWKILGLYNPSDELQKMKDVEEALVISGCCFVARRELFEEIGLLDENYFLYNEEDDFCRRARKYGKRICFFQETKIQHLLGRSTHQPEHREKVIVETYKSNVYFYSKHYSMGWNIVLKSLYKVTFLTGLIRSAFRHLTGSTTQGADDSLRLKLKLLFLP, translated from the coding sequence ATGACGGAACGCTTATTTAAAGAACCGCCCGGTCTTGATCTTTCAATCATCATTGTCAGCTTCAACACGAGAGATGTTCTTTTTGATTGTCTAAAATCTATCTACGAAAAAACCAACGACATCTCCTTTGAAGTTATTGTGGTCGATAATGCTTCTAAAGATGATACCGCTGTTTCTGTTTCAGAAAGTTTTCCTGATGTTCGTTTAATATGCAACGATGTTAATAAAGGTTTCTCGGCCGCAAATAATCAGGGTATCCGTGAATCAACAGGAAAGTTTATTGCCTTTTTGAATCCTGATACTTGTCTGATTGAAAACAGTTTCAAAAAAATATGCGGGTTTTTAAAGGAGCATTCGGAGTTTTCAATTCTTGGTCCTGGAATTATTGACGAATCTGGTCAGCCAAGCCCGACCAGGCTCTGGGAGGACACCCCTTATGACGCGGCATGGAAAATTCTGGGTCTTTATAATCCAAGTGATGAATTGCAAAAAATGAAGGATGTGGAGGAAGCTCTGGTGATTTCGGGTTGTTGTTTTGTGGCCCGGCGTGAGTTATTCGAAGAAATTGGATTGCTGGATGAAAATTATTTTTTATATAACGAAGAAGATGACTTTTGCCGCAGGGCGAGAAAATATGGGAAACGAATCTGTTTTTTTCAAGAAACAAAGATTCAGCATCTGCTTGGTAGAAGCACACATCAGCCGGAACACCGGGAAAAAGTTATTGTAGAAACATATAAAAGCAACGTGTATTTCTATTCAAAACATTATTCCATGGGTTGGAATATCGTTTTGAAATCTTTATATAAAGTAACATTTTTAACTGGACTGATCCGGTCTGCGTTTCGTCACTTGACGGGATCCACCACCCAGGGGGCTGATGATTCCCTGAGACTCAAACTCAAACTTCTATTTTTACCCTGA
- the mnmG gene encoding tRNA uridine-5-carboxymethylaminomethyl(34) synthesis enzyme MnmG: protein MKIADVVVIGGGHAGCEAALAAARMGCSTVMITLEADKIALMPCNPAIGGVGKGHIVREIDALGGEMARVIDETGIQYRVLNSSKGPAVHGYRAQADKNKYKMAMRRVLENTANLDLIFDEVDELVIENLVVKGVRTAKGMEIKSRSVVITTGTFLNGLIHLGLKSRPAGRVGEKPSTKLSQSFLAAGFELGRLKTGTPPRLKRDSIDFSQCVLQPGDEVPRPFSFSTPAIDREQVPCHLTATNERTAKIIRDNLHLSPLYSGVIDGVGPRYCPSIEDKVVKFPDKNSHNIFLEPESLDTDWIYPNGISTSLDEEVQLKLVRTIPGLEQAEIVMPGYAVEYDYVPPTQLTPSLETKRVSGLFHAGQINGTSGYEEAAGQGIMAGINAALKAQDRKPFLLTRMDSYIGVLIDDLVTKGTQEPYRMFTSRAEYRLILRQDNADERLMQKGHELGLVDKTLLAKCMEKYCAVDREIKRLEETPVAPNPETLARLSRLGIQELRNPTTLGGLLRRPEVSHDRLLRAFDGEEVPQLVGEQVEIRMKYEGFINRQNQMVARQKKLEHYRIPESFEYKGISGLSHEVIQKLEEIRPVTLGQAGRISGVTPSAISLIMLLLEKTNH, encoded by the coding sequence ATGAAAATTGCTGATGTTGTTGTAATTGGCGGCGGGCACGCGGGTTGTGAAGCGGCGTTGGCCGCAGCGCGTATGGGGTGCTCCACGGTAATGATCACTCTGGAGGCCGATAAAATTGCCTTGATGCCGTGTAATCCGGCTATTGGAGGAGTGGGAAAGGGCCATATTGTTCGTGAAATAGATGCTCTTGGCGGTGAAATGGCCAGGGTGATTGATGAGACTGGAATCCAGTACAGGGTTTTGAATTCATCAAAAGGTCCAGCAGTTCATGGGTATCGTGCACAGGCTGACAAGAACAAATATAAAATGGCTATGCGCCGTGTGCTGGAAAATACCGCAAACCTTGATTTGATATTTGATGAAGTTGATGAACTGGTTATTGAGAATTTAGTGGTAAAGGGTGTTCGAACAGCAAAGGGCATGGAAATCAAGTCCAGGTCTGTGGTCATCACCACCGGAACATTTTTAAACGGACTCATACACCTTGGGCTGAAAAGCAGACCGGCTGGAAGAGTGGGAGAAAAGCCTTCTACTAAATTGTCGCAATCGTTTCTTGCGGCCGGGTTTGAACTGGGTCGCCTGAAAACAGGAACTCCGCCACGCTTAAAAAGGGATAGTATCGATTTCAGCCAATGTGTTCTCCAGCCTGGAGATGAGGTGCCACGGCCATTTTCGTTTTCAACCCCTGCTATTGACCGAGAACAAGTTCCTTGCCATCTTACTGCAACGAATGAACGAACGGCAAAGATCATACGTGATAATTTACATTTATCACCTTTATACAGTGGAGTGATAGATGGGGTAGGTCCACGCTATTGCCCATCTATAGAAGATAAAGTTGTTAAGTTTCCCGATAAGAATTCGCATAATATCTTTCTTGAACCTGAGAGTTTGGATACGGACTGGATTTATCCTAATGGCATCTCCACCAGCCTTGATGAAGAGGTACAGTTAAAGCTGGTGCGAACTATCCCGGGCCTTGAGCAGGCGGAAATAGTTATGCCGGGTTATGCAGTAGAATACGATTATGTTCCACCAACGCAACTTACCCCGTCTTTGGAGACCAAGAGGGTCAGCGGTCTTTTTCACGCGGGACAGATCAATGGCACTTCTGGTTACGAAGAAGCGGCAGGCCAGGGCATCATGGCAGGAATCAATGCTGCCCTGAAGGCACAGGACCGAAAGCCGTTTTTGTTAACCCGCATGGATAGTTATATTGGTGTTCTCATTGATGATCTGGTGACTAAAGGCACACAGGAACCCTATCGTATGTTCACCTCTCGTGCAGAGTACCGTTTAATTTTAAGGCAGGATAATGCTGATGAACGGCTGATGCAAAAGGGGCATGAGCTGGGACTGGTGGATAAAACCTTGCTTGCAAAGTGTATGGAAAAATATTGCGCGGTAGACAGGGAGATCAAAAGGCTTGAAGAGACGCCAGTTGCTCCCAATCCTGAAACGCTTGCAAGGTTGTCCAGGCTTGGTATTCAGGAGTTAAGAAATCCCACCACCCTGGGAGGGTTGTTGCGCCGCCCTGAAGTGTCGCATGATAGATTGCTGAGAGCTTTCGATGGTGAAGAGGTTCCACAATTGGTAGGAGAGCAGGTTGAGATCAGGATGAAGTATGAAGGATTCATTAACCGTCAGAATCAGATGGTTGCCCGGCAGAAGAAACTGGAACATTACCGTATACCAGAAAGTTTTGAGTATAAGGGAATATCCGGACTGTCTCATGAAGTGATTCAAAAACTGGAAGAAATTCGTCCGGTTACTTTGGGGCAGGCAGGTCGTATTTCAGGCGTTACCCCTTCTGCCATCAGCCTGATCATGTTACTGCTGGAGAAAACTAATCATTAA
- a CDS encoding DUF4911 domain-containing protein, producing the protein MHTDSIQWQVKVDKKDIAYIVSIFEGYDNLAVVRTIDASRGLIELMISPDYLEDTRILAEALSKEIPFHRCEAITS; encoded by the coding sequence ATGCATACAGACTCTATTCAATGGCAGGTCAAAGTCGATAAAAAAGATATCGCGTACATTGTCAGCATTTTTGAAGGCTATGATAATTTAGCTGTGGTGAGAACGATTGATGCCTCCCGCGGACTCATTGAGCTTATGATTTCTCCTGACTATCTGGAAGACACCCGCATACTAGCCGAAGCCCTGTCCAAAGAAATCCCCTTCCACAGGTGCGAAGCAATAACCAGTTAG
- a CDS encoding adenine phosphoribosyltransferase: METVKQIIRDIPDFPKEGVIFKDITPLLGDPAAFSKTINTLKDRYADKSLDAVVGVEARGFVFASALAYALGTGVVMIRKPGKLPYKTFSETYSLEYGTDTVEVHQDAFRSGQNILIIDDVLATGGTLAATLDLIKKNFNGVKVTEVAFIIELDFLKGRDKLKDTPLHSMIHY, translated from the coding sequence ATGGAAACTGTTAAACAAATTATCCGTGATATCCCGGACTTTCCCAAAGAAGGAGTCATCTTTAAAGATATTACACCTCTACTGGGCGACCCTGCGGCATTCTCGAAAACCATAAACACCTTGAAAGATCGTTACGCCGACAAGAGTTTGGATGCTGTCGTTGGTGTTGAAGCACGAGGGTTTGTTTTTGCCTCAGCCCTGGCCTACGCGTTAGGGACCGGAGTGGTCATGATTCGTAAACCGGGGAAATTGCCTTACAAAACTTTTTCGGAAACTTACTCCCTGGAATATGGAACGGATACTGTCGAAGTACATCAGGACGCATTCCGATCAGGACAAAATATCCTTATCATAGATGATGTCCTGGCTACTGGAGGAACACTGGCTGCAACGCTGGATCTAATAAAGAAAAATTTTAACGGTGTGAAGGTTACCGAAGTAGCTTTCATAATAGAACTGGACTTCCTGAAAGGTCGCGATAAGCTTAAAGACACTCCTCTCCACTCTATGATCCATTACTAA
- a CDS encoding peptidoglycan DD-metalloendopeptidase family protein, protein MPFRHYFNSIFLIILLFLTGCQSFQYDPWPDNGEGVYHTVQKGQTLYSIATAYGLDVEVLQRANFIRDPKKLKTGVRLWIPGARRVLSVKVKEKPRPQKSKAPPTVKPRKGFLIWPAKGTLTSRFGMRNGRKHEGIDIAAPKGTPIHAAAAGKVVFSGWGPTGYGKMVIIKHKHHLTTLYAHNSKLIAKKGSHVKQGQKVALMGSTGRSSGSHLHFEVRNDTHPKDPIKYLPLKR, encoded by the coding sequence ATGCCCTTCCGCCATTATTTCAATTCCATTTTTTTAATCATCCTTCTATTTCTCACAGGATGTCAGAGTTTTCAATACGACCCATGGCCTGATAACGGTGAAGGTGTCTACCACACAGTACAAAAGGGGCAAACGCTCTACAGCATTGCCACGGCTTATGGTCTGGATGTAGAAGTTCTTCAGCGAGCCAATTTCATAAGAGACCCCAAAAAACTAAAAACTGGAGTCCGACTATGGATACCGGGGGCCCGCAGGGTTCTGTCGGTAAAAGTAAAAGAAAAACCTCGACCCCAAAAAAGTAAAGCGCCCCCCACAGTAAAACCGAGAAAAGGTTTTCTCATCTGGCCGGCAAAGGGAACACTCACATCACGGTTTGGAATGAGAAATGGGCGTAAACACGAGGGCATCGATATTGCCGCTCCCAAAGGGACACCTATACATGCTGCAGCAGCGGGCAAAGTGGTGTTCAGTGGTTGGGGACCCACGGGTTACGGGAAAATGGTCATCATAAAGCACAAACATCATTTAACCACTCTTTACGCACATAACTCCAAACTCATTGCAAAAAAAGGAAGTCATGTTAAGCAGGGACAAAAGGTTGCTTTGATGGGAAGCACCGGCCGGTCCTCTGGATCCCACCTTCATTTTGAAGTACGCAATGACACTCACCCAAAAGATCCTATAAAATACCTGCCTCTTAAAAGATAA
- a CDS encoding VCBS repeat-containing protein, whose amino-acid sequence MMIRLVLFRLKILMSLSGALLLFGCGQSQPSPDLFSLPVSYMVGKKPEVVLARDMNNDEFPDLLVVNSGGNSLNFLEGLGDGTFKDPQTIETGREPFALDVADFNGDGIPDIALCNYGDGNVSIILGQKDGLFKLKTDVKVGRLPIAVAAGDFNNDEKIDLAVTRRFNKLMILLGVGDGTFKLAESYQAGPTPAYITIDDYNKDGNQDIAMALNAVKVRHIKLFLGNGDGTFLPPKKISGGNQSSFIAHHDMNLDGKMDLIASSPMKDSLSIYIGDGKGEFLKLEDFAGEKGPHNIVAGDFTGDKVPDIVVCNRRGASISVIPGRGDGTFVYPHYNYAVGSQPRSITGADFNRDGMMDIVVVLYQKQILEVFLRKANAPLNDA is encoded by the coding sequence ATGATGATCAGGTTGGTACTTTTTAGATTAAAAATTCTGATGTCCCTGTCAGGGGCACTTTTACTGTTTGGTTGCGGGCAAAGCCAGCCCTCACCAGACTTATTTTCCCTGCCAGTTTCATATATGGTAGGAAAAAAACCAGAAGTGGTTTTGGCCCGCGACATGAATAACGATGAGTTCCCAGATTTACTGGTGGTCAATTCTGGAGGAAATTCCCTGAATTTTCTGGAAGGACTTGGAGACGGAACTTTCAAAGACCCGCAAACCATTGAGACAGGTCGTGAGCCGTTTGCTCTGGATGTGGCGGACTTTAATGGAGATGGCATCCCTGATATTGCTTTATGCAATTATGGTGATGGAAATGTTTCTATCATTCTTGGGCAGAAAGACGGGTTGTTTAAACTAAAGACCGATGTGAAGGTTGGCAGGCTTCCCATTGCTGTTGCAGCAGGGGATTTCAATAATGATGAAAAAATCGACCTGGCTGTTACCCGACGTTTTAACAAATTAATGATTCTTCTAGGTGTCGGGGACGGCACTTTTAAACTTGCCGAATCTTATCAGGCTGGTCCAACACCCGCATATATCACCATTGATGATTATAATAAAGATGGCAATCAGGATATTGCCATGGCCCTCAACGCTGTCAAGGTGAGACATATCAAACTGTTTTTAGGCAATGGAGACGGTACATTCCTGCCGCCAAAAAAAATATCAGGTGGCAATCAATCCTCGTTCATCGCACATCATGATATGAACCTGGATGGAAAGATGGACCTGATCGCCTCCAGCCCTATGAAAGACAGTCTAAGCATTTATATTGGTGATGGAAAAGGAGAGTTCCTCAAGCTGGAAGACTTTGCCGGGGAAAAAGGACCGCATAATATTGTTGCGGGTGACTTCACTGGCGACAAAGTTCCCGATATAGTTGTGTGCAATCGCAGAGGCGCGAGCATATCAGTTATTCCAGGCAGGGGAGACGGAACGTTTGTATATCCACATTATAATTATGCAGTGGGCTCCCAACCCCGATCGATCACCGGTGCGGACTTCAATCGTGATGGCATGATGGATATTGTTGTCGTGTTATACCAGAAACAAATTCTTGAAGTTTTTTTAAGAAAAGCCAACGCCCCGCTTAACGATGCGTGA
- a CDS encoding DNA gyrase inhibitor YacG, translated as MAESLSKELKCPICKNTAEKDKSKNPFLPFCSERCRTIDLGKWLDGKYVITRDEPIQGSEQ; from the coding sequence TTGGCCGAATCTTTATCAAAAGAACTCAAATGCCCTATCTGTAAAAACACCGCAGAGAAGGATAAAAGCAAAAATCCATTCCTTCCCTTTTGTTCTGAACGATGCCGGACCATCGACCTGGGTAAATGGCTTGATGGCAAATATGTCATCACCAGAGACGAACCCATTCAAGGTTCAGAACAATGA
- a CDS encoding DnaJ domain-containing protein, which yields MITEVQLPDYYQLLGVKPEATQKEIDLAYQKLIGQFDSSGEKASSSDELTLKDRIEAAQEAYDTLSHKQKREAYDAVIEVKKGNANPDDEVKSSKSGPLKFLGVKDNNRKPRHQNVYQDFFGFSEKPFDLTPDPKYLYLSPKHKEVLAHLVYGLQENNGFLKIVGEVGTGKTMICRSFL from the coding sequence ATGATTACTGAAGTTCAATTACCGGATTATTACCAGTTACTTGGTGTCAAACCTGAGGCTACCCAGAAAGAAATTGATCTGGCATATCAAAAGCTGATCGGCCAGTTTGATTCTTCGGGAGAAAAGGCTTCTTCATCGGATGAACTTACCCTCAAAGACAGGATCGAAGCGGCACAAGAGGCTTACGATACACTTTCTCATAAACAAAAGCGCGAGGCCTATGATGCGGTTATTGAGGTTAAAAAAGGTAATGCAAATCCTGACGACGAAGTAAAGAGTTCTAAGTCAGGACCACTCAAATTTCTCGGGGTGAAGGATAATAACAGAAAGCCCAGACACCAGAACGTATATCAAGATTTTTTCGGGTTTTCAGAGAAACCTTTTGATCTGACTCCAGACCCTAAATACTTGTATCTGAGTCCCAAGCATAAAGAAGTACTAGCTCACCTTGTTTATGGATTACAAGAAAACAACGGATTTTTAAAAATCGTTGGAGAGGTTGGAACCGGTAAAACGATGATCTGCCGAAGTTTTCT
- a CDS encoding glycine--tRNA ligase subunit alpha, protein MYFQDIIISLQNYWSNKGCALHQPYDIEVGAGTFNPCTFFRVLGPEPYNAAYVEPSRRPTDGRYGENPNRLQHYYQFQVILKPSPEDVQDLYLESLTSLGVDPMQHDIRFVEDDWESPTLGAWGLGWEVWLNGMEITQFTYFQQVGGVDLKPVTAELTYGLERIAMYLQDVDNVYDLKWNKSVLYGDVHLETEKQFSRYNFEASGKERLFQWFDMYEAEAKDLLEKELVLPAYDYTLKCSHAFNQLDARGAISVTERTGFIGRVRNLARLCAEGYVMQREAMEFPLLKKQDNLQA, encoded by the coding sequence ATGTATTTTCAAGACATCATTATTAGTTTGCAAAACTATTGGTCAAATAAGGGGTGCGCCCTTCATCAGCCCTATGATATTGAAGTGGGTGCGGGAACATTTAATCCCTGTACTTTTTTCAGGGTGCTGGGTCCGGAACCCTACAACGCAGCGTATGTTGAACCTTCACGCAGACCCACTGATGGAAGGTATGGGGAAAACCCAAACCGCCTTCAACATTATTACCAGTTTCAGGTCATCTTAAAGCCATCCCCTGAAGACGTGCAGGACCTTTATCTGGAAAGCCTGACTTCCCTGGGCGTAGATCCGATGCAGCACGATATACGTTTTGTCGAGGACGATTGGGAGTCCCCCACTCTTGGTGCCTGGGGATTGGGCTGGGAAGTCTGGCTGAATGGTATGGAGATCACCCAGTTCACTTATTTTCAGCAGGTGGGAGGCGTAGACCTGAAACCCGTCACAGCTGAATTAACGTATGGGCTGGAACGTATTGCCATGTATCTGCAGGATGTGGATAACGTTTATGACCTCAAATGGAATAAAAGCGTTTTATATGGCGATGTTCATCTGGAAACTGAAAAACAGTTCTCGCGATATAACTTTGAAGCCTCTGGAAAGGAACGATTGTTTCAATGGTTCGATATGTATGAGGCGGAAGCCAAAGACTTGCTTGAAAAGGAACTGGTACTACCCGCATACGATTATACTTTAAAATGTTCTCATGCCTTTAATCAGTTGGATGCGAGGGGAGCCATAAGTGTTACAGAGAGGACAGGATTTATTGGTCGGGTGAGAAACCTGGCACGTCTATGTGCTGAGGGTTACGTTATGCAGAGGGAAGCAATGGAGTTTCCTTTGCTGAAAAAACAGGACAATTTACAGGCCTGA